Proteins encoded in a region of the Flavobacteriaceae bacterium HL-DH10 genome:
- a CDS encoding TonB-dependent receptor — MKKTALLMLLLVAGSAFSQIKIEGVVKDSIGEPLELANVIAINQETQKLDSYGITNSDGRYKLSVEKNTSYKLQVSYIGMKTGQEDIKTLETNITQGFSLQNDNTLDEIELVYEMPVTIKGDTIVYNADSFNKGTERKLADVLKNLPGVEINDDGQIEVEGKTVGKVMVDGKDFFDGDSKLATENIPANAVDKVQVLKNYAEVGQLSGVTNNQDNIAINIKLKEGKKNFWFGNITAGGGTSDKNELYLLQPKLFYYSPEYSINIITDLNNLGEVAFSRRDYFNFTGGFRNPSRSSGTNINLGSNNLGFLTAQNNRAKDINTKFGAANFSWSPNKALDLSGFAIFSNSKTELQENRDIQYTNKDLGIPDESTESNTLQRSDLGMVKLSAKYKPNVNNQLDYDILGRISKESQDQDFFSTVNGSIAQLENSSPYSINQNLNYYYTLNETNIFALEVQHLLQDEDPFYNAILEDKDNYEGTANNLGLDGAQIGYNIGQDKRVKSNQMDTKLDYWNILNNKSDINFTVGTILSSQQFDSDIFQFLDNDSRFNPTPTINDGLDFNAIKYNFSDIYLGAHYRLKSGIFTFTPGVSAHAYSAKNTQFNTTVTDNFFRLLPDFNMRMQLKKSEQITLNYRMQTQFTDVSKFAQGLVLNSYSSLFSGSPDLESALSHNVNLSYFSFNMFNYTNVFASLNYNKSIDNIRNTSIFEPGSVVRVSSPFNSGFADESASANARFQRTFGKLRASVRGNLNYSKFNQFVQNVQSVSESFSQTYRTELRTNFKTAPNIELGYRYTIQDNNQGNRDSKFYTKSPSVEFDALIFKSFTLKSDYSYNNFSDNDKTINSYEFWNASLAYRKDKDAKLEYEIKATNLFNTKAQNNTSTSAVSVSATEYFIQPLFVSFRLRYEL, encoded by the coding sequence ATGAAAAAAACAGCCTTATTAATGCTGCTTTTAGTAGCTGGTTCTGCCTTTTCTCAAATAAAAATAGAAGGTGTTGTAAAGGACAGTATAGGAGAGCCGCTTGAGTTAGCAAATGTTATTGCCATAAACCAAGAAACTCAAAAATTAGATTCATACGGTATTACAAATTCAGATGGTCGCTATAAATTGTCCGTAGAAAAAAATACGAGTTACAAATTACAGGTGAGCTATATCGGTATGAAAACGGGACAAGAAGATATAAAAACGTTAGAGACCAATATTACTCAGGGTTTTTCATTACAAAATGATAATACTTTAGATGAAATTGAATTGGTTTACGAAATGCCAGTAACTATAAAAGGCGATACCATTGTTTATAATGCCGATTCTTTTAATAAAGGAACAGAAAGAAAATTAGCTGATGTTCTTAAAAATTTACCAGGAGTTGAAATTAATGATGACGGACAAATAGAGGTTGAAGGAAAAACGGTTGGTAAAGTAATGGTTGATGGAAAAGATTTTTTTGATGGCGATTCTAAATTAGCCACAGAAAATATTCCTGCGAATGCCGTTGATAAAGTACAAGTACTTAAAAATTATGCTGAGGTTGGTCAGTTAAGTGGTGTCACTAATAATCAAGATAATATTGCCATTAATATTAAATTAAAAGAAGGTAAAAAGAATTTTTGGTTTGGTAATATCACAGCAGGAGGCGGAACGTCAGATAAAAACGAGCTGTATTTATTGCAACCAAAATTATTTTATTACAGTCCAGAATACAGTATTAATATTATTACAGATTTAAATAATTTAGGAGAAGTCGCGTTTTCGCGTCGCGATTATTTCAATTTTACAGGTGGTTTTAGAAACCCGAGTCGAAGTAGCGGTACTAATATTAATTTGGGGAGTAATAATTTAGGGTTTTTAACAGCGCAAAACAATAGAGCTAAAGATATTAATACCAAGTTTGGAGCAGCTAATTTCAGCTGGTCGCCTAATAAAGCTTTAGATTTAAGCGGATTTGCTATTTTTTCTAATAGTAAAACCGAATTACAGGAAAATAGAGATATTCAATACACCAATAAAGATTTAGGAATTCCAGACGAAAGTACCGAAAGTAACACGTTACAGCGTAGTGATTTAGGTATGGTGAAATTATCGGCTAAATATAAACCGAACGTTAATAATCAATTAGATTATGATATTTTAGGTCGTATATCAAAAGAATCGCAGGATCAAGATTTTTTCTCTACAGTTAATGGTAGTATCGCTCAGTTAGAAAATTCAAGCCCATATAGTATTAACCAAAATTTAAACTATTACTATACGCTTAATGAAACGAATATTTTTGCTTTAGAAGTTCAACATTTATTACAAGATGAAGATCCGTTTTATAATGCTATTTTAGAAGATAAAGATAATTATGAAGGAACTGCAAATAATTTAGGTTTAGACGGTGCTCAAATAGGCTATAATATTGGTCAAGATAAACGTGTAAAGTCTAATCAAATGGATACCAAGTTAGATTATTGGAATATACTGAATAATAAAAGTGATATTAATTTTACCGTTGGAACGATACTAAGTAGTCAACAATTTGATTCTGATATTTTTCAGTTTTTAGATAATGATTCAAGGTTTAATCCAACTCCAACAATTAATGATGGATTAGACTTTAACGCTATTAAATATAATTTTAGTGATATTTATTTAGGAGCTCATTACAGGCTGAAATCAGGAATTTTTACATTCACTCCAGGAGTTTCTGCCCATGCTTATAGTGCAAAAAACACTCAGTTTAATACCACAGTTACCGATAATTTTTTCAGATTATTACCCGATTTTAATATGCGTATGCAGTTGAAAAAGAGTGAGCAAATAACTTTAAATTACCGTATGCAAACTCAATTTACAGATGTTTCCAAGTTCGCTCAAGGTTTGGTGTTAAACAGTTATAGTTCTTTGTTTTCGGGTAGTCCAGATTTAGAAAGCGCGCTATCTCATAACGTAAACCTGTCTTATTTCAGTTTTAATATGTTTAATTATACGAATGTTTTTGCAAGTCTTAATTACAATAAAAGTATAGATAATATTAGAAACACATCTATTTTTGAACCAGGAAGTGTTGTGCGAGTTAGTTCGCCTTTTAATTCTGGATTTGCTGATGAAAGTGCCAGTGCTAATGCAAGATTTCAGCGAACTTTTGGTAAATTAAGAGCTTCGGTAAGAGGAAATTTAAATTACTCTAAGTTTAACCAGTTTGTTCAAAATGTACAATCTGTGAGTGAGAGTTTTTCTCAAACCTATAGAACTGAATTACGAACAAATTTTAAAACAGCACCTAATATTGAATTAGGGTATCGTTATACTATTCAGGATAATAATCAAGGAAATAGAGACTCTAAGTTTTATACAAAATCGCCATCGGTAGAATTTGATGCACTTATATTTAAATCATTTACATTAAAATCTGATTACTCCTATAATAATTTTAGTGATAATGATAAAACCATTAATAGTTACGAATTTTGGAACGCCTCATTAGCTTACAGAAAGGATAAAGATGCTAAGTTAGAATACGAAATTAAAGCTACTAACTTGTTCAATACCAAGGCTCAAAATAATACGAGTACAAGTGCGGTTTCGGTTAGTGCTACCGAGTATTTTATACAACCATTATTTGTCTCGTTTAGATTGCGATACGAATTGTAA
- a CDS encoding family 43 glycosylhydrolase codes for MKLFKIKTIWIYVLLTSTCFSQNPLNFGSDILTADPSAHVWKDGKMYIYASHDEPCQEDFWMKDWHVFSSGDLINWTDHGACLSVDDLSWADNFAWAPDAAYKNGKYYFCFPVGTGFKDRKNPKNSTKWMGLGIAVSDSPTGPFKDAIGKPLWTEPYANDPCLFIDDDDKGYIYFNGGGDYLVAEMADDLLSVKGELYKMDMGGYKPKREGPWVFKRNGIYYYTMPEDNRVLTYYTSNSPKGPWKYQGEIMNEENASNNHHSIVKFNGQWILFYHRWVDTEFDCNKKQRKICAEYLYFNEDGTIKPVERTEAGLSKKL; via the coding sequence ATGAAACTGTTTAAAATTAAAACAATATGGATTTATGTATTACTAACCTCAACATGTTTCTCACAAAACCCATTAAATTTTGGTAGTGACATATTAACGGCAGATCCATCGGCTCACGTATGGAAAGATGGCAAAATGTATATATATGCGTCTCATGACGAGCCTTGTCAAGAAGACTTTTGGATGAAAGATTGGCATGTTTTTTCGTCTGGCGATTTAATAAACTGGACCGACCATGGTGCATGTCTTTCAGTTGACGATTTATCATGGGCTGATAATTTTGCTTGGGCTCCAGATGCCGCTTATAAAAACGGAAAATATTATTTCTGCTTTCCTGTTGGAACGGGGTTTAAAGATCGTAAAAACCCTAAAAACAGCACCAAATGGATGGGTTTAGGCATTGCTGTGAGCGATTCACCAACAGGTCCATTTAAAGATGCTATTGGAAAACCACTTTGGACAGAGCCCTATGCAAACGATCCTTGTCTTTTTATAGATGATGATGATAAAGGTTATATCTATTTTAATGGTGGTGGCGATTATTTAGTTGCTGAAATGGCAGACGATTTACTTAGCGTAAAAGGAGAACTTTATAAAATGGATATGGGTGGCTACAAACCTAAAAGAGAAGGTCCTTGGGTTTTTAAAAGAAATGGCATTTACTATTATACCATGCCAGAAGATAATAGAGTCCTCACCTACTACACTTCTAATTCACCAAAAGGTCCATGGAAATACCAAGGAGAGATTATGAATGAGGAAAACGCCAGTAACAATCACCATTCTATTGTTAAATTTAACGGTCAGTGGATTTTATTTTACCACCGATGGGTAGACACCGAATTTGATTGCAATAAAAAGCAACGTAAAATTTGCGCTGAATATTTATATTTTAATGAAGATGGCACCATTAAACCAGTTGAACGGACAGAAGCAGGTCTTTCTAAAAAACTTTAA
- the def gene encoding peptide deformylase: MKKLIFLIFSFFLIFGCSSTKNIIENSFSTEEIKLIMSADSITPMRVYKINNVKDSLLLRTKSTFIKSNPNDDILQTFVKRLYATVRDSISMGVGIAAPQVGVLKNIIWVQRFDKENFPFEVYLNPKITKYSKKKQTCKEGCLSIPNRTDTLNNRAYAILIEYDTMQGEHKTEMIEDFTSVIFQHEIDHLNGILYLDHLQKEISGAKTKRI, encoded by the coding sequence ATGAAGAAATTAATCTTTTTAATATTCTCCTTTTTTTTGATTTTTGGCTGTTCTAGCACTAAAAATATTATTGAAAACTCTTTTTCTACTGAAGAAATTAAATTGATTATGAGTGCCGATAGCATAACACCTATGCGTGTCTACAAAATTAACAACGTAAAAGACTCTCTATTACTTAGAACAAAAAGCACTTTTATAAAATCCAATCCAAACGATGACATATTACAAACATTTGTAAAACGGTTGTATGCTACCGTTAGAGATAGTATATCAATGGGTGTTGGTATCGCAGCGCCACAAGTAGGTGTTTTAAAAAACATTATCTGGGTACAACGCTTTGATAAAGAAAACTTTCCGTTTGAAGTCTATTTAAACCCAAAAATCACAAAATATTCTAAAAAGAAACAAACCTGTAAAGAAGGTTGTTTATCAATCCCAAATAGAACGGATACACTTAACAACAGAGCTTACGCTATTTTAATAGAATACGATACTATGCAAGGTGAGCATAAAACAGAAATGATTGAAGATTTCACCTCTGTTATTTTTCAGCATGAAATAGACCATCTAAATGGTATTTTGTATTTAGATCATTTGCAAAAAGAAATTAGTGGTGCAAAAACTAAAAGAATCTAA
- the mrdA gene encoding penicillin-binding protein 2: protein MRQFLLFFSIIFVGLLFISRLFYLQIYSYDEHSLYDDNAIRTVYDYPKRGFVYDRNGSLLVANEPSYDVMVIPREVETLDTLEFCDLLKIDKNQFIKTYNKARNYSPRLPSVFVPQLSKEDYAVLQEKMRKYTGFYIQKRSLRHYETTIGANVLGDIGEVNNRDINKDAYYKMGDLIGRQGIEASYEKTLRGAKGIKFIQKDRFNRNIGPYKNGKFDTIPEQGKDITITIDAQLQAYGELLMQNKRGGIIAIEPSTGEILTMVAAPTYDPNLLVGRDRSKNFTKLYNDDKANPLFNRSLQGVYEPGSPFKLMNALIGLQEGVISPNETVTCYKGYKYGNRFMKCHCNYGTRNNMITGIQRSCNAYFATTYRKILDKDGNASHGINNWSKHAKSFGLGQFLNNDLFVGQKGRIPDRDYYKHIYPKTFYSTYTISNAIGQGEVATTPIQLANMIAAIANRGHYYTPHIIKDIKGETLPDQFTKPKQTTIDKENFEPVIEGMLQVYKKGTASFLQVKDIDICGKTGTVENFAVIDSLRTQLTDHSIFVAFAPKDNPKIAIAVFVENGYWGSRFAGKMASLLIEKHIKGHITRKDLEEWILKHSLEDEYAKPYSGKPFNINDKAILQIVDDQEYNRLKSLLKEINKPQN from the coding sequence ATGAGACAATTTTTACTTTTCTTTTCTATAATTTTTGTCGGGCTTCTATTTATATCAAGGCTCTTTTATTTACAAATATATTCTTATGATGAGCATAGTTTGTATGATGACAATGCTATTAGAACCGTTTATGATTATCCTAAAAGAGGCTTTGTTTACGACAGAAACGGCAGCCTTTTAGTCGCTAATGAACCATCATACGATGTTATGGTGATTCCTCGAGAAGTAGAAACTTTAGACACGCTTGAGTTTTGTGATTTATTAAAAATTGACAAAAATCAGTTTATTAAAACTTATAATAAAGCTAGAAATTATTCTCCTAGATTACCATCGGTTTTTGTACCTCAACTTTCTAAGGAAGACTATGCCGTATTACAAGAAAAAATGCGCAAGTATACTGGCTTTTATATTCAAAAACGTTCTTTAAGACATTATGAGACTACTATTGGTGCTAATGTTTTAGGTGATATTGGTGAAGTAAACAATAGAGATATTAACAAGGATGCCTATTACAAAATGGGCGATTTAATTGGCAGACAAGGTATTGAAGCCTCTTATGAAAAAACATTACGTGGTGCTAAAGGTATTAAATTTATACAAAAAGACCGATTTAATAGAAATATAGGTCCCTATAAAAATGGAAAATTTGACACCATCCCTGAACAAGGAAAAGATATTACCATTACCATTGATGCACAGCTTCAAGCATACGGTGAATTGCTTATGCAAAATAAACGCGGTGGTATCATTGCTATTGAACCAAGTACAGGAGAAATACTTACTATGGTTGCAGCTCCTACCTACGACCCTAACTTGTTAGTAGGTAGAGACCGCTCTAAAAATTTCACAAAACTTTATAACGACGATAAAGCAAACCCACTTTTTAATAGAAGTTTACAAGGCGTATACGAACCTGGTTCACCTTTTAAATTAATGAATGCACTAATTGGTTTACAAGAAGGTGTTATTTCTCCAAACGAAACAGTTACCTGCTATAAAGGTTATAAATATGGTAATCGTTTTATGAAATGCCATTGTAACTACGGTACTAGAAACAATATGATTACAGGTATTCAAAGGTCCTGCAATGCATATTTCGCAACAACTTATCGTAAAATTTTAGATAAGGATGGCAACGCATCACATGGTATTAATAATTGGAGTAAACATGCAAAAAGTTTTGGGTTAGGTCAATTTTTAAACAACGATTTATTTGTTGGACAAAAAGGTAGGATCCCAGATCGAGATTATTATAAGCATATTTACCCTAAAACATTTTATTCTACATATACCATTTCTAATGCTATAGGACAAGGTGAAGTTGCTACAACCCCCATACAATTAGCAAATATGATTGCTGCTATAGCAAATAGAGGTCATTATTACACACCACACATAATAAAAGATATAAAAGGAGAAACCCTTCCAGATCAATTTACAAAGCCAAAGCAAACCACCATAGACAAAGAAAATTTTGAACCCGTTATAGAAGGCATGCTTCAAGTTTACAAAAAGGGTACTGCGTCATTTTTACAAGTAAAAGATATTGATATTTGTGGAAAAACAGGGACTGTAGAAAACTTTGCTGTTATTGATAGCCTAAGAACACAACTAACAGATCATTCTATTTTTGTGGCATTTGCACCAAAAGACAACCCTAAAATAGCAATTGCCGTTTTTGTGGAAAATGGCTATTGGGGAAGTCGGTTTGCTGGAAAAATGGCAAGTCTACTTATAGAAAAACATATAAAAGGACATATTACTAGAAAAGATTTAGAAGAATGGATTTTAAAACATAGCTTAGAAGATGAATATGCTAAACCATATTCTGGAAAACCTTTCAATATAAATGATAAAGCAATATTACAAATTGTTGATGATCAAGAATATAATAGACTAAAAAGCCTTTTAAAAGAAATAAATAAACCGCAAAATTAA
- a CDS encoding rod shape-determining protein MreD has translation MNSVVSINSIRFFVLILIQVLICNHVNFLGYINPYIYVLFIVLYPTKNNRILFILLSFLLGLSIDLFSDSGGIHAAASVLIAYARPVLLRFSFGVQYENYALKFENLEFGSKLVYISLLTIIHHTVLFYLEIFSVSKIILILQKTLFSSIFTILLCMLITIIFSRKTK, from the coding sequence ATGAACAGTGTCGTTTCAATAAATAGCATCCGTTTTTTTGTTTTAATTCTTATTCAAGTTTTAATATGTAACCACGTTAACTTTTTAGGCTATATAAACCCATATATTTACGTTTTATTTATTGTTTTATATCCAACTAAAAACAATCGTATTTTATTTATTTTACTAAGCTTTTTATTAGGCTTATCTATCGATTTATTTTCAGATTCTGGTGGTATTCACGCGGCAGCTTCGGTATTAATAGCATATGCCAGGCCTGTATTATTAAGATTTTCTTTTGGAGTTCAATATGAGAACTATGCGCTTAAGTTTGAAAATTTAGAATTTGGTTCAAAACTTGTTTATATCTCATTACTAACAATAATACATCATACTGTTTTATTTTATTTAGAAATATTTAGCGTCTCTAAGATAATTTTAATCCTTCAAAAAACGTTATTCTCAAGTATATTTACTATTTTATTATGCATGTTAATAACTATTATTTTTAGTAGAAAAACTAAATGA
- the mreC gene encoding rod shape-determining protein MreC: MQQIINFIIRNKTFLLFLLLFSISILFTIQSHSYHKSKFINSANFLTGGIYNSLNNISDYFNLKSQNELLAEENKKLKSLLYNTKNNKDSTYIDSISFNNNYKLITGNILRNNYSQTNNILLIDKGKKDSIKQDFGVITSKGILGIIDETSSNYATVVSILNTTSKISVQLKKTNHFGSLVWNGKSPNIIQLIDVEKIAPVIEGDTIITSGRSSIFPKGIPVGTIKDFKLDAAENYYEINVALFNDMTNIEHVYIIENLDTDEITNLLNTN; this comes from the coding sequence ATGCAACAGATTATAAATTTTATAATAAGAAACAAAACCTTTTTGTTATTCTTGTTGCTGTTTTCTATTTCTATTTTATTTACCATTCAGTCACATTCTTACCACAAAAGTAAATTTATAAATTCGGCTAATTTTTTAACTGGAGGCATCTATAATTCTTTAAATAACATTTCAGACTATTTTAATTTAAAGTCTCAAAATGAACTGCTGGCAGAAGAAAATAAAAAATTAAAATCATTATTATACAATACTAAAAACAATAAAGACTCTACTTATATTGACAGTATTTCTTTTAACAATAATTACAAGTTAATTACAGGTAACATTTTAAGAAACAACTACTCGCAAACAAACAATATCCTATTAATTGATAAAGGAAAAAAAGATAGTATTAAGCAAGATTTTGGTGTTATTACTAGTAAAGGTATTTTAGGCATTATTGATGAAACAAGCTCTAATTACGCAACAGTAGTTTCTATTTTAAACACCACTAGTAAGATTAGTGTTCAATTAAAAAAAACAAATCATTTTGGGTCTTTGGTTTGGAACGGAAAATCACCAAACATCATTCAATTAATTGATGTTGAAAAAATAGCGCCTGTTATTGAAGGTGACACAATTATTACCTCAGGACGTTCTTCAATTTTTCCTAAAGGAATTCCTGTTGGTACTATTAAAGATTTTAAACTAGATGCTGCCGAAAATTATTATGAGATCAATGTAGCACTATTTAACGATATGACTAATATTGAGCATGTCTATATTATAGAAAACTTAGACACCGATGAAATCACCAACTTGTTAAATACAAACTAA
- a CDS encoding rod shape-determining protein produces the protein MGFFDFLSEDIAIDLGTANTLIIHNDKVVVDSPSIVARDRVSGKIIAVGQEASLMQGKTHENIKTIRPLKDGVIADFDASEQMISMFIKNIPALKKKFFTPALRMVVCIPSGITEVEMRAVKESCERVNGKEVYLIHEPMAAAIGIGVDIMQPKGNMIVDIGGGTTEIAVIALGGIVCDKSVKIAGDVFTNDIVYYMRTQHNLYVGERTAEKIKIQIGAATEDLELPPEDMSVQGRDLLTGKPKQVSISYREIAKALDKSILRIEDAVMETLSQTPPELAADIYNTGIYLAGGGSMLRGLDKRLSQKTDLPVYIAEDPLRAVVRGTGITLKNLPKYKSVLIK, from the coding sequence ATGGGCTTTTTTGACTTCCTAAGTGAAGATATTGCAATAGATTTAGGTACTGCAAATACTCTTATAATACACAATGACAAAGTAGTTGTTGACTCCCCTTCTATAGTTGCTAGAGACAGAGTTTCTGGTAAAATAATAGCCGTTGGACAAGAGGCCAGTTTAATGCAAGGAAAAACCCATGAAAACATTAAAACCATTCGCCCATTAAAAGATGGTGTTATTGCCGATTTTGATGCTTCTGAGCAAATGATAAGTATGTTTATTAAAAACATTCCTGCTTTAAAAAAGAAATTTTTTACACCAGCACTAAGAATGGTTGTTTGTATTCCATCAGGCATAACTGAAGTTGAAATGCGTGCTGTAAAAGAATCTTGTGAGCGTGTTAATGGTAAAGAGGTTTATTTAATACACGAGCCTATGGCGGCGGCCATTGGTATTGGGGTAGATATCATGCAGCCTAAAGGAAATATGATTGTTGACATAGGAGGTGGTACAACCGAAATAGCAGTAATTGCTCTTGGTGGTATTGTATGTGATAAATCGGTTAAAATTGCAGGAGACGTATTTACTAACGACATTGTTTACTACATGCGAACACAACATAATTTATATGTTGGTGAACGTACTGCTGAAAAAATAAAAATTCAAATTGGTGCCGCAACAGAAGATTTAGAATTACCTCCAGAAGACATGAGTGTTCAAGGGCGTGATTTATTAACAGGAAAACCAAAACAAGTATCTATCTCATATAGAGAAATTGCAAAAGCTTTAGATAAATCTATATTACGAATAGAAGATGCGGTTATGGAAACCCTATCGCAAACACCTCCAGAATTAGCTGCCGATATTTACAATACAGGTATTTATTTAGCTGGTGGAGGCTCAATGCTTCGTGGTTTAGATAAACGTTTATCACAAAAAACAGATTTACCTGTTTACATTGCAGAAGACCCTTTAAGGGCTGTTGTTAGAGGTACTGGTATTACACTTAAAAACCTACCTAAATACAAAAGTGTATTGATAAAATAA